In the Brachionichthys hirsutus isolate HB-005 chromosome 1, CSIRO-AGI_Bhir_v1, whole genome shotgun sequence genome, GCAAAGATCGCATCAGTCATCGATATCAGCGTGCATTGTACGCTACTGTCGCCTCTCCACCCTTAAGCCTCGTTAGCATGGAGCTAACAAACAAGGCGACGCCAGGAAGATGCTCGGCCGTGTCGGCTAGCTTACATCACACACCGGCAAGAATCCTCAGCAATCTTCATCTAAAACAGAAGATGCCGCTCGCCAAACGCGAAGCTTTTGCAATTTATAAACTTCATTTCCAAACCAATCCtacaacaaaacacaacacgGATGTGGCATTTACTGATACATGAATATAGATGTCACTTTGCAACACCCATTCCAAGCACAATACAATAGTGAAGTTAAAAACCCTTGAGGTCAAAGTTGACCAGCTATCATAATACTAAGACCGAGCAAATAAACGAATATCCAACATTACCGCGGCACATAGTTTGTGTTTACTTTGCTAGCAGACGGGAACGAATATCAGTTAGCATCCTGCTGAAGTTTGATGCTAGCTGGCATAGCAATCTAAATACAATCCCCGACACTCGTGTTGCTATTGATTATAAAAGCGTTCTCGTTTCAGTGCATCAGATATTAATCTAAAACAGTGTGTAATTCGATGCACTCTGGTCCGAGTGGGTAACTATCCAATATCCATGTTGTGCTACCTACCTGCAAACCGTTGGACCACAGCGGCTAACGCTGGTCGGCGTACACAAGCTTTACTCGTTTGATGTGGAAGCCACTTCGCTAGCTAACCGCAGTAAATATCAATCACCCAACGAATTAAAGTTAGTTTATAGGTAATTGCAGACACGGCAAGGGAACAAGCCAGTGTATCGGCGCAGGCGATGTTAATAATCGCAGCAGCTAACAGTTAAATGCCATTAGCAGTTAGCCGAGAGGATTCTCACGAGCTGCTAGCGTTAAATGCCCGACAGGAGAAACAAGGAATACTCACGGAATGATTTCGCAAAACAACAATGAATAATAACGCCACTCTTTCAAGCGAATCCAAAATTGGCATGACACCCTAAACGAAATTATCAgaggaaacacatttttttaaatttttttaaattaacattaAAATTCAAGATGGCGGCCTTTCACAGGCGAGTGGGAGAGAAAGGCGCAGCACAGCCATCCCAGAGAAAATAGATCCAATAAATACAAAGTCGTCTGTCGCCCGCAAGGACCGAATTGAGACACGGTATTTGAGGAACAgtgtaaaacaataaaagtggACCACCAAGTCGACTTCTAGCATCTTATTTGAAAAGATATATAATGTTATCTTAGTTGACGGTCGTAATTGTCGGGTGCACACAAAAGTAGTGCTGCATAAACAAAGCTCTTACGCTTCCTAAAGAACCCAGCGGGGCAGAGAACAGTGAGGTTCTACCCGTGTCGAACAGAACCTCCAGAACGAGTCAAAAAGGACCAACATCTACCCACAACACGGCACAACTAGTTCATCAGAATATGACACAACCTTCATTACTTTGGATAGTCTGGATTAGTGGATGCTATTTTGGATTATGCCAAAGAGATTCACCCTACACAACATTATATCAAAAGTTTGCAACTTTTCCTTTTCCAAACAAGTAAACGTGGGCAAAGCTTAAAATGCAATTACACTGTTGAACTGGATtggcttttatatatatatatacctgcaTGTGTATGTCTCGACTGAACACATCGGAGTGTGAAGCAGTGATTCTTCACAGCATAAATAACTAAGCCGAGGAAACTTTGCTATCGTAGAACGCCGTCTAGAATCAGCTACAGATGCTTGAACCTGGTGGGTGTAGACATTCGCCTTTAACAGCAAAGAGTATGGTAGTTTATCATGTGTGGGTTGCATCGCCTCCCGCATGTGTGAGGAAGCCAGCTTCCATGGAAACCACCAAAGAACCTTTACCCTCCAACGACCCCTGATCTTTAGCACTCCAAAGGTAATGAAGTTGTAAACTGATCTGGAAGTCTGCTCAGGCATGGGTCTTAATAAGCATCTGAACACTTCATAAAATATGGGATTGCACAAGTGGCACTTTTTCACGACCATAAGGCCTCACAAATTTAGTTTATGTCAGTGCATTGTGAATGTTTAATGGATGGGACAGTTCATGTCTGTGTCCACGTTCCAAAatgatgtacagtatatatatatatatatctgtagaTATCTTAATTCTTCAAAAGAACAGTTGAACCATGAGTGAAAACGCAGTCATTATCATTTCAGTCTCATGCTGATGGAGTGTCaggtaaagttttttttagtCCACAATGTCCAGTATTTCTGGAGTGCCCCAACAAAACTACTGTAGCATTCTTGCAAAACACCAAAATAcatgaaatacatttgaataaaaataaataaatgcagaattACAAATAGTGATTTCAGCCACTTGAGTCCTGCACCGAGGAGCCCTCACGAGTGCCCCTCGGTGTGGGAGGTAAACAGCGTCCGTACGTCATCGCTACGTCAGAGGTCAAAGTTGAAAGTTGTCATCGGAGGGCTCGTGCTTGGAAGGATCGCGGGAAACGTACCTAGACAAGTGTGGAGGACACGCGAACAAGCGCCGGGACAGTTTACGCTTATTGATCCGTCACACGGTCCGCTCGTACGAGTTCCGGCTTCAAGGAGAACAGATGTTAACGATTCATCAGCTAAACGCAACGAAGCTTAGAGCTAGCTGCTTATGTAGCTCAGTGTAATACAACATTGCCAACAGGCGCTAACCAGTTAGCACCAGCTAGCTCAGTCCGGCATTGTGAGGATAAGCTGTGATAACAGCTCGGCAGACGGAGATTAAGAGAAATGGCAGAGAGGCCAGAAGACCTGAACCTTCCCAACGCCGTCATCGGTCGCATCATCAAAGAGGCGGTGAGTACGGAGACGCGAACTTCAGCGGCGGAAGGGGCGCTTTGATCCTGATGTCACTACAGCATTATCCGGTCGTGTAAAGCAGAGTCTGCTTTGTTTCCTCCACGCCCAAAAACGtgtaatttaggtgaattggttaccaAACTGTCCGGAGTCTACGGACGCATGAGAAAAGTGTCACGCATGAGCCCCAAACAAACAATTCTGCCGCTTCTTTGTTCGAATGAGACTTTACTGTTTTCAGCAGTAATCCTTTGATCCACCGCGTCTGCGTTTCCTGATAAAATGCCCAAACGCTGCAGCTTTGAGATGAACTCCTCCGCACCGTTTGCTTTCTTAACAGCTCCCAGATGGGGTGAATGTGTCGAAGGAAGCCAGGAGAGCCATATCCCAAGCTGCCAGTGTGTTCGTGTTGTACGCGACATCCTGGCAAGTATAAAATGCTCATTTATCAAATCTGCTGGTCAAAATGTGGATAGATTCTAGCGCCTGCACAATTGAAGACATCTGTGTCGATATATTATCCACATTAAGAATCACTATTGTACCATAATCTAataaaaatctatatttttCCTGTTAACTTGTCACAGTGCAAACAACTTTGCCATGAAAGCCAAGCGGAAAACTCTGAATGCAGGAGATGTTCTGGCTGCAATGGAGGAAATGGAATTTGAACGATTCCTGGAGCCTCTCAGGGAAGCTTTAGAGGGTCGGTACATGCGGATCGCTTTATAGACGATGCAGAACAGGTGTCCGTGTCACTTCTCAGTCTGACTGCGTGTGCAAACTATCAAACTGAAGTTGAACATGCGCTGCACCACTGCTGTGTAATTCCAGCTcataatgtgtgtgtacatttgatGCACTCACACTGTACAGGTCAGCCTACAATCCACAACCCGGCTGCTCTAACAGAACATGTGAAACGGACGACGTGTCGATAGACTGGTTTGACTGCTTCTCGGGCAAAGACGTTTGTTGTTTACAAACTTCTTTTTGCCAGGACTGTGCTGAGGCGTCTGTAAGGGAGACATAATGTAACGGTTGACTTGCTACTAAGGGAATCGTTTTTGATACGATAAGTTATTATTTCAAGAAATACGTTTTcttcaaatgcattttttttttcacgttaAATATAATTAGGGCTGCATATTTCTGATCAccaatagttttgttttttttccagtgtaCAAGAAGGGCCAGAAAGGAAAGAAGGTGTCAGAGCAGAGACGCAAAGATAAAGAGCAGAAGACCGACTCTGAGAATGATAAGAGcagggaggatgaagaggaggaggaggaacacatggaggaggaggagcctgaagCTGAGAacgaagcagaggaagaggagaactgATGAAGCTGCTGTGACTGAATGAAATGCACTTCCATCTCCtgtgaggttttgtttttgctggctGGACACGAGGCGTTTCAAGGATGCTTGGTCAATGAGCTATTGTGAATCGATACATTCATGTTTACGGTGAGCTTGTAAGGTGTGATGTTACATTTTGAGGGGGAGGTGATGTTTCCTAACCCACAAAGATTGGCACAAGTCACTGTCCAGCATGCGCCTCCTGGCCTGTGAGTCGTTTTGTATTTTTGATACAGATAAGTTTTTTTCAAGAGttccataataaataatataccTTAAATAAAGATGCttattctgttttcatttgatttatttaaatgggCCTTTTCAGTTCAACGTTGGAGTCGAgcttgtttaaaatgttttgataaTCAAAACACGAGGCTgcaaaacccttttttttttttatctagtcTTAGACGGTTTCGTCTTTAACGAAGCAAAAATTTACTGAGTTCCAGAGTGAATGCATTGATCCACGTCTTCCTCCCAACAGTGGGAATGCTAGTGTAACAGTCAGTGATAaacatgtgtgactgtactacATTCATCATCACGGCCTGTATCCTGCAGTTTAGAAACGCATGAAAGGCTGATCCCAAATGGCTTTCCTGCAATGCATCGATGCACTGGAAGTCCCTCAGTTGTTGCAGCAACACCACGGCAATGAAATCTAACAGAGCATCCAACAAAGCGGAAACAATGGAGTCACAAGATTCTGAGTTTCAGCAACGTTTTATTAACGTCAGTTTACTCTGATGGACACTCAGTCTTTCCACTGTTGATGTCATCGATGACATCATGGGGTGGACGCCCATCAATGGTGCATCCGACAGACTGCGCAGTTCCCAGGATCTCTTTGATGGTTCCTGAAGCGAGAAGGGAAACAGATTTTAAAATTCCACTCGAGGAACTGGAACGTTTCGACCTGAACATTCTCCGTTACTCAACTTTGGATCTCAGAGCTTCTGAACCAAACATTTAGTCTGGAATAAATGCATTGAGAAAACGCCACCCTTCACCTGCATGACCAACTTCTCACTATCGAACTGCGTCTTTATAAGCAGCAAAATGTTCCAGACTTTTCGGCACGGAGCCGTCCATTAGTTTGGGCAGCCCCGTTTCCTAAAGCTGAGTCAATCTGAGCCTCCACTGGATTACACTCGGTCACTAACAGACAGGCATAGTGGCGGGAGGCCGAGCGGCGTGGACGCGGACCGACGCTTAAGCTCTTACCAGAGAACTCCCTGGCAATGGAGCGTGGCCTCATGACACGAGCTACGTTCACGATCTCATCGAAGGTCACACTTCCGCTGTGCTTGACTGGAAAATTCAGAGTAAACGATGGTTAGTTCACTTCATTCCActtctcatttctcatttctgcACAAACGCCACAGTAACTCACTGTTCTTGACTTTCTTCCTGTCGCGCGGTGGCTCCTTCAGAGCCTTGATGATCAGAGCAGACGCAGAAGGAACAACCTCGATCTGAAACACAGAATCTGGTCATCTCTCACGCCGCCGAGCGGAGGTGAACCTACGGGGACTCAACCTGCAGACCAAGGTGGGCTTAATACGTACGGCTGCCTGTCTGTTCTGGATGGTCAGCTTCACCGTGATCCTCAGGCCCTTCCAATCAGCGGTAGCCTTGGCAATGTCATCACCAACCTTCTTGGGAGACTGTTGAGGATCACAGAAGGGATCAGTCAGTGGCCAAAGAACGTAGATAAGAGCTACAGAATCCAGAGTTCGGGTTACGGCCGTTCGATTTTGTCCCAGACTTTTCGGCACAGAGTCGCCCATTAGATTGGGCAACCCCGTTTCCTAAAGATGGCTCAATCTGAGCCTCCACTGGATTATACCATGCCACTATTAGACAGGCATAGTGGCGGGAGGCTGGTTTCGTTCACATGAAGTCACCGTTTCTCACTCACCAGACCCAGAGGTCCGATCTTAGGGGCCAGGGCCGATGTGGCGCCGACTTCTCCTCCTGTGCATCTCATGTACACTAAAATAGAACGGAAACACACCGGAACTCGTTCAACACGTTTCGTCCTGCAGCTCATTTAGCTCGTCACCAAACTTCCCTCTGTACTTGTAACTATCGCAAGTTACCACCAGCCCAAAAGACCCAAACATTGAGTTAAGGGACCAGCTAATTCTATTTGATCACCGGAACAAGGTTTAGCGCATTGGTGGCGGATTAAAAGTCACACAATTTACAGAACTGCAAATGGACTAGGAACAACTCCAAGACCAACATTTAAACTAACTCGATTGTGATGCAAAACGCAGCCCATGAATATCTGGAACAGCTTATAAATGTGCAACAAGGTAAACTAACCGCGTCCTACACCAGCTCCAATGCTAAATAGCGACAGTCCTGGAGGttacattttcataattatTATATTCATGTTAACTGGTCCATtatcaaacaacaaaatgagGCATCGCTATTAAACGTTTGCCATTCAGAGATTAAGATATCAAATTAAATAATCGTAAATTAGCCAAACGTAAGCTGCTTGCTATTCCCAGCTAGCTAGCGCACCCACACCACGTGTTCGGCCCCGACACCTATTTTATGAATCACGTCACAAATCCTCAAAGTCTTTACGAAACGGCGGTCAATCTATCGTAAATCTAGAAAACCACAATCTTGTCTTCCTTCGAGGTCGGCTTCCCCATCTTTACCATTTGCTCTGCGGCGTTCGCAGGCCCGCAGACAGGTTAGGGCTCCATCTTGGCTGTGAACAGACTCCTGCTCTACGAGCCGCATGACACGGAAAACATACCGACTTTAATCTCGTTGGGGTCGAATTTGGGAGGCATGTCGCTGGAGAGGCGGAGCTCGGATCGGGCTGGCTGGTGAGGGTGTCGGATGAACCCGGAGTCGGGACGACCGAAAAGTGTTGCACCTTCACCGctaaaag is a window encoding:
- the pole3 gene encoding DNA polymerase epsilon subunit 3 produces the protein MAERPEDLNLPNAVIGRIIKEALPDGVNVSKEARRAISQAASVFVLYATSCANNFAMKAKRKTLNAGDVLAAMEEMEFERFLEPLREALEVYKKGQKGKKVSEQRRKDKEQKTDSENDKSREDEEEEEEHMEEEEPEAENEAEEEEN
- the rpl12 gene encoding large ribosomal subunit protein uL11 isoform X2, giving the protein MPPKFDPNEIKVVYMRCTGGEVGATSALAPKIGPLGLSPKKVGDDIAKATADWKGLRITVKLTIQNRQAAIEVVPSASALIIKALKEPPRDRKKVKNIKHSGSVTFDEIVNVARVMRPRSIAREFSGTIKEILGTAQSVGCTIDGRPPHDVIDDINSGKTECPSE
- the rpl12 gene encoding large ribosomal subunit protein uL11 isoform X1 produces the protein MRLVEQESVHSQDGALTCLRACERRRANVYMRCTGGEVGATSALAPKIGPLGLSPKKVGDDIAKATADWKGLRITVKLTIQNRQAAIEVVPSASALIIKALKEPPRDRKKVKNIKHSGSVTFDEIVNVARVMRPRSIAREFSGTIKEILGTAQSVGCTIDGRPPHDVIDDINSGKTECPSE